The following are encoded together in the Raineyella sp. LH-20 genome:
- a CDS encoding glutamine amidotransferase, translating into MSRILIAGESWITTTTHAKGVDEFTVHSYAEGVGQLKAALESGGHDVIHMPAHRVPTDFPETQAALAHYDLVILSDIGANSLQLAPSVFEGAQPGGDRIENLASWVESGGALLMIGGYLSFSGFQARGAYAETVLPRVLPVELLPTDDRVERPAGVVADVLDPGHPALGGAGTEWPALLGYNRVRAKDGTRILATLDADPLVVVGEAGRGRTAVFTSDCSPHWAPLSFCEAWPGYACLFTGLVDWLTVR; encoded by the coding sequence ATGTCGCGAATCCTTATCGCCGGCGAGAGCTGGATCACCACGACCACCCATGCCAAGGGTGTCGACGAGTTCACCGTCCACTCCTATGCGGAAGGAGTCGGACAACTCAAGGCAGCCCTCGAGTCCGGTGGCCACGACGTTATCCATATGCCGGCGCACCGCGTGCCCACTGATTTCCCGGAGACACAGGCGGCGCTCGCCCACTACGACCTCGTCATACTCTCCGACATCGGCGCGAACTCGCTCCAGCTCGCCCCGTCGGTGTTCGAAGGCGCACAGCCGGGCGGAGACCGCATCGAGAACCTCGCCTCCTGGGTGGAGAGCGGCGGTGCCCTCCTCATGATCGGCGGCTATCTGTCCTTCTCCGGATTCCAGGCACGTGGCGCTTATGCCGAGACCGTGCTGCCGCGTGTCCTGCCCGTCGAACTTCTTCCCACCGACGATCGGGTCGAGCGACCGGCAGGGGTCGTGGCCGACGTCCTCGACCCGGGCCACCCCGCACTGGGCGGAGCTGGCACCGAGTGGCCGGCACTCCTCGGCTACAACCGCGTCCGTGCAAAGGACGGAACACGTATCCTCGCCACCCTCGATGCCGACCCCCTGGTCGTCGTGGGCGAGGCCGGGCGGGGGCGCACCGCGGTGTTCACCAGCGACTGCTCGCCGCACTGGGCGCCTCTTTCCTTCTGTGAGGCGTGGCCCGGCTACGCCTGCCTCTTCACCGGCTTGGTCGACTGGCTCACCGTACGATGA
- a CDS encoding phosphotriesterase-related protein: MTVMVRTVAGEISSDALGFTLPHEHLLNSIEAGGIEPDPRHPELFDRPVTADIAWILRDRPFASRDNCVLDDPEDALAELTAYASLGGVTVIEVTSEGQGRDRRGLSALSAASGVQIIAGGGWYLERFHPSMTSSDSIDALTEYLLADYSQGPDRTEPSSGVIGEIGISPAFTDREERSLRAACRLQRETGLPLYVHLPGFVRHGTRVLDIVLNEEAVRAEAVVLCHMDPSGQDPDYQRSLADRGVVVEFDMVGMPYRFTLPGEGDSPSVAQTVEAIRALVRAGHGDRILVSHDLFLKGMLRKNGGNGLSYVPGAFLERLMDDGFDETVVRNFNTANVRALFEHAALTTV; this comes from the coding sequence ATGACGGTCATGGTCCGTACGGTGGCCGGCGAGATCTCGAGCGATGCACTCGGGTTCACGCTGCCGCACGAGCACCTACTCAACAGCATCGAGGCCGGCGGAATCGAGCCGGACCCTCGACATCCAGAACTATTCGACCGGCCTGTCACAGCCGACATCGCCTGGATCCTGCGCGACCGTCCCTTCGCGTCACGCGACAACTGCGTTCTCGACGATCCGGAGGACGCCCTCGCGGAACTGACCGCGTACGCATCGCTCGGCGGCGTCACCGTGATCGAAGTGACTTCCGAGGGCCAGGGGCGCGACCGGCGAGGCCTCTCGGCCCTGAGTGCAGCATCCGGGGTCCAGATCATCGCCGGAGGTGGCTGGTACCTCGAGCGCTTTCACCCGTCGATGACATCGAGCGATTCGATCGACGCGCTCACCGAATACCTTCTGGCGGACTACTCGCAGGGGCCCGACCGGACCGAGCCGTCATCCGGCGTCATCGGCGAGATCGGCATCTCCCCTGCGTTCACCGATCGCGAGGAGCGCTCGCTGCGTGCCGCGTGCCGGCTGCAGAGAGAGACGGGCTTGCCCTTGTACGTGCACCTGCCCGGCTTCGTTCGGCACGGCACGCGCGTCCTGGACATCGTGCTCAACGAGGAAGCAGTCAGGGCGGAAGCGGTCGTGCTCTGCCACATGGACCCATCCGGCCAGGACCCGGACTACCAGCGAAGCCTTGCGGACCGTGGCGTCGTGGTCGAATTCGACATGGTCGGCATGCCGTACCGCTTCACCTTGCCCGGCGAAGGAGACTCACCGTCTGTCGCGCAGACCGTGGAGGCAATTCGGGCGCTCGTGCGGGCGGGCCATGGCGATCGGATCCTCGTCAGCCACGACCTGTTCCTGAAGGGGATGCTCCGCAAGAACGGTGGGAACGGACTGTCCTACGTCCCAGGTGCGTTCCTCGAACGACTCATGGATGACGGGTTCGACGAGACCGTCGTCCGCAACTTCAACACCGCCAACGTCCGTGCACTTTTCGAGCACGCGGCCCTCACCACCGTCTGA
- a CDS encoding ABC transporter permease, whose amino-acid sequence MSAAAIASKPTTAQRPLAQRLNKSTIVMLVVTLLVFIAFSVSAPTFLTVHNLENVAVQVSPTVIIGVAMTFVITTGMIDLSVGSILALVAVTGATLLRTGMQSVLVILICLAVGALCGLVNGWFSSYQKMPSFIVTLATMSIVRGIALLITLGYSIAIPSNLIFAQVGQGDLLGVGYPAWISLAVVVLGLLGLTRTRFGQYTTGVGSNEESVRRAGVNTNFIKMGTLTLSGLAAGLAGIITAGRLGSGDANTATDLALSVVTAVVIGGTNLLGGKGSIFGTAVGAILTGVITNGLTLLGLSPFIVPIVTGSLLVIVIWINLRGGSLTDFLRRRIAS is encoded by the coding sequence ATGAGTGCCGCTGCCATCGCATCGAAACCCACCACCGCACAGCGTCCACTGGCCCAGCGACTGAACAAGTCGACCATCGTCATGCTCGTGGTCACGCTGCTGGTGTTCATCGCTTTCTCGGTCAGCGCGCCGACCTTCCTCACCGTACACAATCTCGAGAACGTTGCCGTTCAGGTTTCACCGACAGTGATCATCGGGGTGGCGATGACGTTCGTCATCACCACCGGGATGATCGATCTTTCGGTCGGCTCGATCCTTGCACTCGTCGCCGTGACCGGAGCCACACTTCTGAGAACAGGCATGCAGTCGGTGCTTGTCATACTGATCTGTCTAGCCGTTGGAGCTCTTTGCGGCCTTGTCAATGGGTGGTTCTCCAGCTATCAGAAGATGCCCTCCTTCATCGTCACCCTGGCGACGATGTCGATCGTGCGAGGCATCGCGCTGCTCATCACTCTCGGTTACAGCATCGCAATTCCGTCGAACCTCATCTTTGCCCAAGTCGGACAGGGTGACCTCCTCGGCGTTGGCTACCCTGCGTGGATCTCCCTGGCCGTCGTGGTGCTCGGTCTGCTCGGACTCACGCGAACCCGTTTTGGGCAGTACACCACCGGCGTGGGATCGAACGAGGAGTCGGTGCGCCGGGCGGGCGTGAACACCAACTTCATCAAGATGGGCACTCTGACACTGTCAGGGCTTGCCGCGGGCTTGGCGGGCATCATCACCGCTGGCCGGCTCGGATCCGGGGATGCGAACACCGCCACCGACCTCGCGCTGTCCGTGGTGACCGCAGTCGTCATCGGAGGCACGAACCTCCTCGGCGGGAAGGGAAGCATCTTCGGGACGGCGGTCGGCGCGATCCTGACCGGAGTCATCACCAACGGTCTTACCCTGCTCGGGCTCAGCCCCTTCATCGTGCCGATCGTCACGGGGAGTCTGCTCGTCATCGTGATCTGGATCAACCTCCGCGGCGGATCGCTGACGGACTTCCTGCGCAGGAGGATCGCATCATGA
- a CDS encoding ATP-binding cassette domain-containing protein yields MSKTPLVEARGITKSYGAVDVLRGVDLTLDPGEVLGLVGDNGAGKSTMMKILAGSVQHDAGTIRIKGRPVRFSNPSDAQAEKIGIVYQDLALCDSLNVAANLFLGREPHTGPFMRLGHMHEEATNVLREFGVRVTSTHQLISELSGGQRQSVAIARAVSFDPEVLILDEPTAALAVAEVESVLRLIKEVAARGVGVILITHRLQDLFRVCDRVTVMYEGRTVDDAPIDTLNIESLVAMITRDNKEAA; encoded by the coding sequence ATGAGTAAGACGCCTCTTGTCGAAGCTCGCGGCATCACCAAGTCGTACGGCGCTGTCGACGTCCTCCGCGGCGTCGACCTGACGCTCGACCCGGGTGAAGTCCTCGGGCTGGTCGGCGACAACGGAGCCGGCAAGTCCACCATGATGAAGATCCTCGCCGGCAGCGTGCAGCACGACGCAGGAACAATCCGCATCAAAGGGAGGCCTGTGCGGTTCTCGAACCCCAGCGATGCACAAGCCGAGAAGATCGGGATCGTCTACCAAGACCTCGCCCTGTGCGACAGCCTCAATGTGGCGGCGAACCTCTTTCTGGGGCGCGAACCGCACACCGGCCCGTTCATGCGCTTGGGCCACATGCATGAAGAGGCGACCAACGTCCTTCGCGAGTTCGGCGTGCGGGTCACGTCGACACACCAGCTCATCTCCGAGCTTTCCGGCGGTCAGCGTCAATCGGTGGCGATCGCTCGAGCCGTCTCCTTCGATCCCGAGGTGCTGATCCTCGATGAGCCCACCGCTGCCCTTGCCGTGGCCGAGGTCGAGTCGGTGCTTCGTCTGATCAAGGAAGTGGCGGCCCGCGGCGTCGGCGTCATCCTCATCACCCACCGACTGCAGGACCTGTTCAGAGTCTGCGACCGCGTCACCGTCATGTACGAGGGGCGAACCGTCGACGACGCCCCGATCGACACCCTCAATATCGAATCGCTCGTTGCCATGATCACTCGAGACAACAAGGAGGCAGCATGA
- a CDS encoding substrate-binding domain-containing protein, which translates to MPAPTNVPRACPSKSGGAFKIGVVDIDEQTAFFTQLNDGITTLAKDAGAEVQIVSGHDDAATQVSAVENLTASGVDAIIVDPYDSQALIPALKAAKKAGIAVVAADGTVADPSAIDTQVGTPNEEGGKELAQALLKETNGKGTVAVVTALNSAIQIQRQNGFQDAVKQGGMTIGTVVDGQNINEKAQAAAENLLTGNPGLKYVYATGSPALHGAIAAARSQGATGTLSIVGWDLDSTSAAGLQEGFVKAVLQQNTYGFGYAAASAAINLKCGGEKVPATISVPVTIVDKSNLSDYQYYLKG; encoded by the coding sequence GTGCCTGCCCCCACCAATGTGCCTCGGGCATGCCCGTCGAAGAGCGGCGGTGCGTTCAAGATCGGCGTCGTCGACATCGACGAGCAGACCGCCTTCTTCACGCAGTTGAACGACGGCATCACAACCCTCGCCAAAGACGCCGGGGCCGAAGTGCAGATCGTCAGCGGACACGATGACGCGGCAACCCAAGTGTCCGCAGTTGAGAATCTGACAGCTTCGGGTGTGGATGCGATCATCGTCGACCCGTACGACTCGCAGGCACTCATCCCTGCACTGAAGGCCGCGAAGAAGGCAGGGATCGCCGTGGTCGCCGCCGACGGCACCGTCGCCGATCCCTCAGCGATCGACACTCAGGTCGGCACCCCGAACGAAGAGGGTGGAAAGGAACTGGCACAGGCCCTCTTGAAGGAGACGAACGGGAAGGGGACGGTCGCTGTCGTCACCGCGCTCAACAGCGCCATCCAGATCCAGCGTCAGAACGGGTTCCAGGATGCCGTCAAGCAAGGGGGGATGACCATCGGGACAGTCGTCGACGGTCAGAACATCAACGAGAAGGCGCAGGCGGCCGCAGAAAACCTTCTCACCGGGAATCCTGGCCTGAAGTACGTGTACGCCACCGGCTCGCCCGCGCTGCACGGTGCGATCGCGGCCGCCCGATCGCAGGGCGCCACTGGCACTTTGTCGATCGTCGGCTGGGACCTCGACTCGACCTCCGCAGCCGGCCTCCAGGAGGGCTTCGTGAAGGCAGTCCTTCAACAGAACACCTACGGATTCGGCTACGCGGCGGCGAGCGCGGCGATCAATCTCAAGTGCGGTGGCGAGAAGGTGCCCGCGACTATCAGTGTTCCGGTCACCATCGTGGACAAGTCGAACCTGTCCGACTACCAGTACTACCTGAAGGGCTAG
- a CDS encoding LacI family DNA-binding transcriptional regulator — protein sequence MALRAGVSESTASRVMSASRPVGRETAARVRRAANELGYTGNSIARALRKSRTDTVGMVVPSILNPFFTGLVDSMERALHAEGKQLFLCDSRQDPEIEAEQLQSLLQRQVDGIVISACDQTRSLPALRAAADLTPLVQLDRRVDFPGADWIGVDDDEAMRLVLEFLHRSGVRSAAFVSSAMTNSSTSERLAGFRRHTERLGMEVREGWIVLRDYSIESGELAGQSLLDGRGPRPQSVVCADDLIAIGVLRACRRLGVRVPDQLQVTGFDDITFADYVVPSLTSVAQPTDRMASEALHLLQVASSRQPEDAGTRISLAPRLVLRETTAAAARRDHGEERR from the coding sequence GTGGCGTTGCGGGCTGGCGTCTCCGAGTCGACCGCGTCTCGCGTGATGTCGGCTTCACGACCAGTGGGACGCGAGACCGCGGCCCGGGTGCGGCGAGCCGCCAACGAACTTGGCTACACGGGCAACAGCATCGCTCGAGCGTTACGCAAGAGTCGCACCGACACTGTGGGCATGGTCGTTCCGAGCATCCTGAATCCGTTCTTCACCGGGCTCGTGGACAGCATGGAGCGCGCCCTGCACGCCGAGGGGAAGCAGTTGTTTCTCTGCGACTCGCGACAGGATCCCGAGATCGAGGCCGAACAGTTGCAGTCCCTGCTCCAGCGTCAGGTCGATGGCATCGTGATCAGCGCCTGTGATCAGACCAGAAGCCTTCCCGCACTGCGAGCCGCAGCCGACTTGACCCCACTCGTACAACTGGACAGGAGGGTCGATTTTCCGGGGGCTGACTGGATCGGCGTTGACGACGACGAAGCCATGCGCCTGGTCTTGGAGTTCCTGCATAGGTCAGGTGTCAGGTCGGCTGCTTTCGTCAGCAGCGCGATGACCAATTCCTCGACGAGCGAGCGTCTTGCCGGGTTTCGGCGGCATACCGAGCGCCTGGGCATGGAAGTGCGAGAGGGCTGGATCGTCCTCAGGGACTACTCGATTGAGAGTGGAGAGCTCGCCGGACAGTCGCTGCTCGACGGCAGAGGCCCGCGTCCACAATCCGTCGTCTGCGCCGACGACCTCATCGCGATCGGCGTCCTGCGTGCATGTCGCCGGCTGGGCGTCCGCGTCCCCGACCAACTCCAGGTGACAGGCTTCGACGACATCACCTTCGCTGACTACGTCGTCCCGTCGCTGACAAGTGTGGCGCAACCGACGGACAGGATGGCGAGCGAGGCACTCCATCTGCTGCAGGTGGCGTCGTCGCGACAGCCCGAAGACGCCGGCACCCGCATCTCGCTCGCGCCGCGGCTCGTGCTGCGCGAGACCACCGCGGCTGCGGCGCGACGGGACCACGGAGAGGAGCGACGATGA
- a CDS encoding ribokinase yields MSSADQEGRTGVVIVGSLNADITVSTSRLPRPGETVRGSNAAILPGGKGANQAVAAARLGARVSLIGAVGDDSNGAMLIAAARDAGVATDRIRTVAGVATGLAFVTVDDRGENTIVISPGANAKIDRSDVQANIGALRSGTVLGLSLEVDIDVVTEAARIAHTAGTTVLTNLSPFADEVGSLLEVTDVLLVNEHEAAQLVGKPDITDQSVAAALLARGISRAIVTLGSDGCMVIDGATPVAHVPAVPVRVVDTTGCGDAFMGAVCAQLSDGASLLDAARFGASVAGYAAQARGAQPSYPNRRDLENEALRRRAECGSVKV; encoded by the coding sequence ATGAGCAGTGCCGATCAGGAGGGCCGAACGGGAGTCGTCATCGTCGGATCACTCAACGCGGACATCACCGTGTCAACGAGCCGGTTGCCACGCCCGGGCGAGACTGTCCGCGGAAGCAATGCAGCAATCCTGCCCGGTGGAAAGGGGGCGAACCAAGCGGTGGCGGCGGCACGCCTGGGCGCCCGGGTCTCGCTGATCGGTGCGGTCGGTGACGACAGCAATGGGGCGATGCTCATCGCCGCGGCTCGCGACGCCGGGGTCGCGACGGATCGCATCCGGACGGTCGCAGGAGTCGCCACCGGGCTCGCCTTTGTCACCGTCGACGACCGCGGCGAGAACACGATCGTGATCTCGCCCGGCGCCAACGCAAAGATTGATCGGTCGGACGTGCAAGCCAACATCGGCGCGCTCCGAAGCGGCACCGTCCTCGGCCTCTCCTTGGAGGTTGACATCGATGTCGTGACAGAGGCTGCCCGAATCGCCCACACCGCAGGGACGACCGTGCTCACCAATCTCTCCCCGTTCGCGGATGAGGTCGGGTCACTACTGGAAGTCACCGATGTATTGCTCGTCAACGAACACGAGGCGGCGCAACTCGTCGGGAAGCCGGACATCACGGACCAGAGCGTCGCTGCGGCACTGCTGGCACGGGGGATCTCACGGGCGATCGTCACGCTTGGTAGCGACGGTTGCATGGTGATCGATGGAGCCACTCCCGTCGCGCACGTCCCGGCAGTGCCGGTCCGGGTCGTTGATACGACGGGCTGCGGGGATGCCTTCATGGGCGCGGTGTGTGCCCAGCTCAGTGACGGGGCCTCCCTGCTCGACGCAGCACGCTTCGGCGCGAGCGTCGCGGGATATGCGGCCCAGGCACGCGGGGCGCAGCCTTCCTACCCGAATCGACGCGACCTCGAGAACGAGGCGCTCCGGCGTCGCGCTGAATGCGGGTCTGTCAAGGTGTAA
- a CDS encoding serine hydrolase, with the protein MVQDLDNTPRRNAPGRRSVLKALGTGALGLAALPTLSACGGDGAPGGSPSLLAAPAQQVPPLLDSTHVSHALARLDGLILDAMTRTGVPGIAAAVVHQDKVVYLKGFGVREAGKPEQVGPDTVFQLASVSKPLASTVLAAVAGQGKIAWTDPVVEHNPAFALHDPFVTAHATFADLLSHRSGLHTGSGDLLEDLGYDRDYILGHLDQEPLDTFRSSYNYSNFGYTEAGVAGAVAMGTSWEDLADRVLFTPLGMTSTSYRHSAYEAAADKARLHVRADDRTWVARYTRDADAEAPAGGASSTVRDLAAWIRLQLGGGTYAGTPIVDAAALQATHVPQNVTGQPAAPGGRTHFYGMGWNVSYDDKAHLQLSHAGAFYLGAATSVALLPGEHLGIVVLTNGHPEGIPDAISSGFFDIAQNGNVTVDWLGFFAGLYAGMAESEKPAVDYSRPPAQVAPARANSAYVGSYTNSYYGPLTVAEDGGALVARLGPAGAPTTLRLTHYTGDTFSFRSVGENANGLAGAIFAVDGNGPAASVRLDFYDRTGLGTFIRGAGGTA; encoded by the coding sequence ATGGTCCAGGATCTCGACAACACCCCACGTCGGAACGCCCCGGGGCGGCGCTCGGTGCTGAAGGCACTGGGCACCGGTGCGCTCGGGCTGGCCGCCCTGCCGACGCTGTCCGCCTGCGGCGGCGACGGGGCACCCGGCGGCTCGCCGTCCCTGCTGGCGGCCCCCGCGCAGCAGGTCCCACCGCTCCTGGACAGCACGCACGTCAGCCACGCGCTCGCCCGGTTGGACGGGCTCATCCTGGACGCCATGACCCGCACCGGCGTGCCCGGGATCGCCGCGGCCGTCGTCCACCAGGACAAGGTCGTCTATCTGAAGGGCTTCGGCGTACGGGAGGCGGGCAAGCCGGAGCAGGTCGGCCCGGACACCGTGTTCCAGCTCGCCTCGGTCTCCAAGCCGCTGGCCTCCACCGTGCTGGCCGCGGTGGCGGGGCAGGGGAAGATCGCCTGGACCGACCCGGTGGTCGAGCACAACCCGGCGTTCGCCCTCCACGACCCGTTCGTGACCGCCCACGCCACCTTCGCCGACCTGTTGTCGCACCGCAGCGGACTGCACACCGGCTCCGGCGACCTCCTGGAGGATCTCGGTTACGACCGCGACTACATCCTCGGCCACCTGGACCAGGAGCCGCTGGACACCTTCCGGTCCAGCTACAACTACAGCAACTTCGGCTACACCGAGGCCGGTGTGGCCGGCGCCGTGGCGATGGGGACGTCCTGGGAGGACCTGGCCGACCGGGTCCTGTTCACCCCGTTGGGCATGACGTCGACCAGTTACCGCCATTCCGCCTACGAGGCCGCTGCCGACAAAGCGCGCCTGCACGTCCGGGCCGACGACCGCACCTGGGTGGCCCGCTACACCCGCGACGCCGATGCCGAGGCACCGGCCGGCGGGGCCAGCTCGACCGTACGTGACCTGGCCGCGTGGATCCGGCTACAGCTCGGCGGCGGTACGTACGCCGGCACGCCGATCGTGGACGCCGCGGCCCTCCAGGCGACCCATGTCCCGCAGAACGTCACCGGCCAGCCGGCGGCGCCGGGCGGCCGGACCCACTTCTACGGCATGGGCTGGAACGTCTCCTACGACGACAAGGCCCACCTCCAGCTCAGCCACGCGGGGGCGTTCTACCTCGGTGCAGCGACCTCGGTCGCCCTGTTGCCCGGCGAACACCTGGGCATCGTGGTCCTGACGAACGGACACCCCGAGGGCATCCCCGATGCGATCAGCAGCGGCTTCTTCGACATCGCCCAGAACGGGAACGTCACGGTCGATTGGCTCGGATTCTTCGCCGGGCTCTACGCCGGGATGGCGGAGTCCGAGAAGCCCGCAGTCGACTACTCCCGGCCGCCGGCCCAGGTCGCTCCGGCTCGGGCGAACAGTGCGTACGTCGGCAGCTACACCAACTCCTACTACGGCCCGCTGACGGTCGCCGAGGACGGCGGAGCACTCGTGGCACGGCTGGGGCCCGCCGGGGCACCCACCACCCTTCGGCTGACCCATTACACCGGGGACACCTTTTCGTTCCGCTCGGTCGGCGAGAACGCCAACGGGCTCGCGGGGGCGATCTTCGCCGTGGACGGGAACGGGCCGGCGGCGAGCGTCAGGCTGGACTTCTATGACCGGACGGGTCTGGGGACGTTCATCCGGGGCGCAGGCGGCACTGCGTGA
- a CDS encoding response regulator transcription factor has product MRVIIAEDETLLRRGLHLLLEEGGLQVVAVTPDATTLEEAVDRCRPDLVITDIRMPPTHTDEGLQAALRIRRKHAEIAVVVLSQHVQRRYANELLASPHGKVGYLLKQRIADVDTFLGDLRQVVAGGTALDPDVVAVMVARARLSDRAVRSLTPRQQQVLALMAEGRSNARIAAELFLTEKAVVQHTSRIYDALNLPVDSDSHRRVLAVMRYLSGS; this is encoded by the coding sequence GTGCGGGTGATCATTGCCGAGGACGAGACGCTGCTCCGCCGCGGACTGCACCTGCTGCTGGAAGAGGGCGGACTGCAGGTCGTCGCTGTGACACCCGACGCCACCACGCTGGAGGAGGCTGTCGACCGGTGCCGTCCGGACCTGGTCATCACCGACATCCGGATGCCGCCGACCCACACCGACGAGGGGCTGCAGGCGGCGCTGCGGATCCGCAGGAAGCACGCCGAGATCGCCGTGGTGGTGCTGTCCCAGCACGTCCAGCGCCGCTATGCGAACGAGTTGCTCGCTTCGCCCCACGGCAAGGTGGGCTATCTGCTCAAGCAGCGGATCGCGGACGTGGACACGTTCCTCGGTGATCTCCGTCAGGTGGTGGCCGGCGGAACGGCGCTCGATCCGGACGTCGTCGCCGTGATGGTCGCGCGCGCCAGGCTTTCTGACCGGGCCGTACGCTCGCTGACCCCGCGGCAGCAACAGGTGCTCGCGCTGATGGCGGAAGGGCGCAGCAACGCCCGGATCGCCGCCGAGCTGTTCCTCACCGAGAAGGCCGTTGTCCAGCACACGTCGCGGATCTACGACGCGCTGAATCTGCCGGTCGACTCCGATTCGCACCGACGAGTGCTTGCGGTGATGCGCTACCTCAGCGGGAGCTGA
- a CDS encoding sensor histidine kinase gives MRPVVVRPNLARSLDRALLVILCSGLGLVGVQTALLPWRDAGGGVLLLFPAVCLAYLGAGLRAWYRRPSNRLGAVILFGGLAVWIGSLQATGVPGLVAVGTVGATLILAVLVHLLLAFPSGRLIGPVPVATVAAAYVTSLVLQAPKYVFDPTVRAQVLFLADDPTARALGMGFQQLVGAGVMVSTAAVLIGRLVRTDAAGRRVLAPLFTYGVGAALFIPVSSLVLTPVFGLSAEGRAAWQLLVLGGVPFVFVFGMLRGGFARTGELEELGAWLSASDGSRPALTRALSRALGDPSLALSFWVARQRIFVDDRGVPIVPDTGPARGFVPIELDGRTVGAVHYDSQLIADPELVRTAGQVIAIAVDRERLTAELRESQRALQFSRERLVDAGDRERRRIAQDLHDGLQVQLVLLALEAQQLANAAGTDTASGGRATQLRQRIDAAAADLRQLVAAVMPAALVEHGLGAAVEDLADRMPIPTTLVLSIGEISPSSALESTAYFVTAEALTNTVKHAQASRASVRLISDDGWLRIEVSDDGVGGANPGRGRGLRGMTDRIDVLGGRLTIASEPGQGTRIEVALPCG, from the coding sequence ATGCGCCCCGTCGTCGTACGGCCCAATCTTGCCCGTTCGCTCGATCGGGCGCTGCTGGTGATCCTGTGCTCCGGTCTGGGACTGGTTGGCGTGCAGACGGCCCTCCTGCCGTGGCGCGACGCCGGGGGCGGCGTCCTGCTGTTGTTCCCTGCGGTGTGCCTCGCCTACCTCGGCGCCGGGCTCCGCGCCTGGTACCGGCGCCCGAGCAATCGACTCGGTGCGGTGATCCTGTTCGGTGGACTGGCCGTCTGGATCGGCAGCCTGCAGGCCACCGGGGTGCCGGGACTGGTCGCCGTCGGCACGGTCGGTGCGACCCTCATCCTCGCCGTCCTGGTGCACCTGCTGCTCGCCTTCCCGTCCGGGCGACTGATCGGCCCGGTGCCGGTGGCGACGGTGGCGGCGGCGTACGTCACCTCGCTCGTCCTCCAGGCGCCCAAGTACGTCTTCGATCCGACCGTCCGCGCGCAGGTCCTCTTCCTGGCGGACGACCCCACTGCCCGGGCGCTCGGCATGGGATTCCAGCAGCTCGTCGGCGCCGGGGTCATGGTGTCGACCGCGGCTGTCCTGATCGGACGGCTGGTGCGAACGGATGCCGCCGGTCGCCGCGTTCTCGCCCCGCTCTTCACCTACGGGGTCGGCGCGGCTCTCTTCATCCCCGTGAGCTCGCTGGTGCTGACACCGGTGTTCGGGCTGAGTGCCGAAGGCCGGGCGGCGTGGCAGCTGCTGGTCCTCGGCGGCGTTCCGTTCGTGTTCGTGTTCGGCATGCTGCGCGGAGGCTTCGCCAGGACCGGCGAACTGGAGGAACTCGGCGCCTGGCTGAGCGCCTCGGACGGGAGCCGGCCGGCGCTGACCCGCGCCCTGTCACGGGCCCTGGGCGATCCGTCCCTGGCCCTGTCGTTCTGGGTCGCGCGGCAACGCATCTTCGTCGACGATCGTGGCGTCCCGATCGTTCCGGACACGGGGCCTGCGCGGGGCTTCGTCCCGATCGAACTGGACGGCCGGACCGTCGGTGCTGTCCACTATGACTCCCAACTCATCGCGGACCCGGAGCTGGTGCGGACCGCGGGACAGGTGATCGCCATCGCCGTGGACAGGGAACGGCTGACGGCCGAGCTGCGGGAGAGCCAGCGTGCCCTGCAGTTCTCCCGGGAGCGGCTGGTGGATGCCGGTGACCGCGAACGACGGCGGATCGCCCAGGACCTCCACGACGGGTTGCAGGTGCAGCTGGTGCTGCTGGCGCTGGAGGCTCAGCAACTGGCGAACGCCGCCGGGACCGACACGGCGTCCGGAGGACGCGCGACCCAGCTGCGCCAACGGATCGACGCAGCGGCGGCCGATCTGCGTCAGCTGGTGGCGGCCGTGATGCCGGCGGCATTGGTCGAGCACGGCCTCGGCGCCGCTGTCGAGGACCTCGCCGACCGGATGCCCATCCCGACCACGCTCGTCCTGAGCATCGGGGAGATCTCGCCGTCGTCGGCGCTGGAGAGCACCGCCTACTTCGTCACCGCCGAGGCGTTGACGAACACCGTGAAGCACGCGCAGGCATCGCGCGCCTCGGTCCGCCTGATCTCGGACGACGGCTGGCTGCGGATCGAGGTGTCGGACGACGGGGTGGGCGGCGCGAACCCCGGTCGAGGCCGCGGTCTGCGAGGCATGACGGACCGGATCGACGTCCTCGGCGGACGGTTGACCATCGCCAGCGAGCCGGGACAGGGAACACGGATCGAGGTGGCATTGCCGTGCGGGTGA